In Streptococcus mitis, the DNA window ACGGCCACATCCTCATCTTGGTAGATGATATCTAGCGGAAGATTCTCAGCCACATACTCTAAGACCTCAGGCTCTGGTACATGGTAAGTGACGATATCACCCTCTTGAACTGTGTATTTAGCTTTCTTGACTTGGCCATTGACCAAGACCTGGCATGATTTGATTTGTTCATTCGCGAGACTGCGTGATAATTCTGTCAAATCTGACAAAGCCTTATCTAAACGCAGGCCACCAGTTTCAATTTTAATTTCCATTTATTTCCTCTTTTAGCATTGCAATCAATAAAATAATCACTCCAACCGTCAGATAGCTATCTGCCACATTGAAAATTGCAAAGTTGATAAAGTCAAGGTGGATCATATCCACAACAAAGCCCTGACTGACCCTGTCAATAAAGTTTCCAAGTCCACCTGCGATAATCAAGGTCAAACCCAAGACCATCCAGAGTGAGTCCTCCATGTGTTTATGTAAATACCAAATGGCACCAACCACGACAACCAGAGTAATGATAGCAAATAACCACTGCTGGTCTTGTAGCATCGAAAAGGCAGCCCCTCGATTTTGCAGATAGGTCAAGCTAACGAAATTAGGAATCCAAGAGCGCACTTCACCCAGTGGAATCTGCTGGACGATATAGGATTTAACTAACTGATCCAGCGCAATCAACAGCAGTACAATGACTGCCACTATTCCTCTTTTTTTCATGATTTCCTCTTCTGATTAAAATATTCTTGCATGACTTCTACAAAGAGAGTCCCAGCTTGACTGAGCTCCACTTCCTCACGTTTAACGTAGACCATGCGATTATCTAGATTATCCTTGAGACGAATAACGGTAATGCCATTAACACTATCACTATCTAAAAATCCAGAACCTGTCGCATAGGCGTCCGTCCGCTCCAAAATACCATTCAAGGTGGCACGGTCTGTCACATTAAACATCTGTGAGCTAGCGCTGGTATCAACAAAGTTCTCTGAATAATAAAGGTACTCGTCTTTCTCTTGAGTAAAACGAACCGTTGGTAGATCCGCTAAATCCTCCATAACCAATTCCTCTTTCTGAGCCAAAGGATGCCCCTCGCGGAGATAAATGTGGGTATGGAAGGGAATCAATTCAATGACCTCCAGACCTAGCTTTTCAACCCGTTGCATGATCCCCTTTTTATTTTGATTGTTAAGGTAGATAATCCCAATCTCACTGTGCCCCTGAGCTACTTCATCAAGGATTTGAACTGTAGTAGACTCAAAAATACGGAAATTTTTGTAATCAGGATAGCGCTCTGAAAAGGCCGTAATGGTCGGTGGCAAGAAGTCATAGTGTTGACTAGCAATGGAAAATTCATCCTTTTCTTCTTCAGGATTGGCATACTGATTTTGAAAAATATCAAATCCTTTAACCAATTCTTGCGCTTTTTCATAGAATTCCATACCACGACGGGTCAAGAAAGTCCCTGAGCTGGTCCGACGGAAAATCTTAAAGCCCAACTCTTTTTCCAAATCACGAACAGAAATGGACAGACTCGGCTGACTAACATACATCTTTTCAGCTGCTTCACGGAAAGTACCACTATTGGCAATGGCAACAACATAGCGTAATTGTTGAATGTTCATCTTCTACCTCCAACTTCTCTATCTGTTCATTATATCATATTTCAGAAGCTTTCCACAAAGGAAAAAAGGTATCAAAAGAAATTTGACCTAAACTTGGATTTTAAAATATGGGTACCAAAATGGGTACCAAACCAAAAAAATAGGCTCTCCGAAAACTCGGAAAGCCTTAGTTAAAGCTACTTCTAGCTTCCTCGCCTTTATATTTCAAGGCTCGGGATAAAAAGATTCACTGAATCTTTTTATTTAGCGATTGGGTAAACAGAAACTTGTTTTTTATCGCGTCCTTTACGTTCAAAGCGTACTACGCCTTCAACTTTAGCGAACAAAGTATCGTCTCCACCACGTCCAACGTTTACACCTGGGTAGATGTGTGTACCACGTTGACGGTAAAGGATTGATCCACCTGTTACAGTTTGTCCGTCAGCTGCTTTAGCTCCAAGACGTTTCGCTTGTGAATCACGTCCGTTTGATGTAGAACCTCCACCTTTTTTGTGGGCGAAAAGTTGCAAGTTGTTAAGAGTCATTTTTAACATAATGTTTTCCTCCGTGTTAGTTTTCTGTGATAACTCTGGTTTGGACGAACTCAGAAGAGTTCTCCGATAAGTTTGCCATACCTAAGAAAAATGATTCAAAGAATAACTGGGTCATTTCTCTCTGGTGTGAAGGAAGATCTTTTGGAATCTCAACCATCAGATAGCCACCTTCATCTTCGTTTAATTCTAGGATTGGTTCATAGCCTGCAAATTTTTCAATGGAATTGATAAAGTTAATGGCAAGCGTAGAAACCGATGCACACACGACATCTAAGCCGTATTCGCCACTCTCGGCGTGTCCAGTAATTTCCGCACTCCTCAGCTCGCCATCTTCGGCTCTCTCAAAGACTGCTTGTATCATGTGTTCTCCTTAAAATTAAGCGTTGATTGCGTTGATGACAACTTTTGTATATGGTTGACGGTGACCTTGTTTACGGTGGCTACCTTTTTTAGGTTTGTACTTGTAAGTAACAACTTTCTTTTGTTTTCCTTGTTTTTCAACAGTTCCAACTACAGTAGCTCCAGCAACAAGTGGAGTTCCGACAACAGTGTTTTCACCACCAACAAGAACAACTTCGTTAAAAGTAACTTCTTGACCAGCTTCAACGTTCAATTTTTCAACGTAAACTGCTTGACCAACTTCAACTTTAACTTGTTTTCCGCCAGTTTTGATAATTGCGTATGTGCTCATTATGCACCTCCTATGATTTTTATGGGTTTCCCCGAATTTTTTGTGAAGACTCGCCTAGCATCGTGGGACGAACCACTTAAAAGAAGAGCTCTAAGTATAACAAAGAATAAACTAGGAATTGAGCCGAAGGCATAACTTATGTTAGGCAAGGCGACAATGACGAAGTTTAAATTTGTTATACGACGAGCGACGATGTTCGTGCGGTTGCACAGGAATGTGCATAGTCAACTCTTCAAGTATAGCATATCTCCTATTTTCTTACAAGTAATAACACCTAAAATGAAGTTTTTTCTTTTACTTTTTTCTGCCAAGATGCAAAAAGCATGCTGAGGTAAAAAATACTCATCATAATTGGAACACCAAGAATGGTCTTTTCATGATAGAAAATCGTCAAATAGGCTGAAAAGACAACGCCAAGGACAAAACTACTAAGCAGGCTTACAAAGATAATCCCTTCACGCAAAAAAGGAGTGTGCTTAGTTCGGAAATAATCTCCAAAAGCCAGCATGGTCCGTTTGATGTTCCCTGTCATAAAAGCGTTATTGTAGGCAATACCCGACACTTCTCCAAAAGCAGTTGTCACCAACCCCATACAGAACGCCAAGGGTGGCACTAGATAGATATTATCTACAGTCTGCGGCACAAAACCGATAACTATTGATAAGATTGCCAAAGGAATCAGTGACAAAATTGGTTTTTTAACAATTCTCAATTTTTCCTTATAAATAGTTAGTAAAAAGACTCCCATCATAAAAGCTAGTAAGGTCATTACTTTGGCACTAGCATCTGATACATTGTGTTGAATGAGTCCCACTGATAGAAAGACGACATTCCCCGTTTGTCCAGCTACAAGAGTATTCCCTCGGACAATAAACGTATAGGCATCTACATATCCTGCACAAAAAGTCAAAAAAAGCGCTAGCCTCTTAGACTGACGTGATATTTTTCTTATAGGTAGTAACCTCATTTTCCCTCCCATTTCATTTACTCATCTCATTATTGTACCACTTTCTTTGGGAAAGTCCTAGTAGCTTATTTGAAAATTTTTACCCTCTGTTGGATAGTCTCTGCCATCTATGTTATAATGAAAGAAGGATTTGAAATCGGAAAAGGAGTATCTATGCTTAAATTAGCTGTCATCGGAACAGGCGCTATCAGCCATCACTTCATAGAAGCAGCCCATACCAGCGGAGAATACCAGCTGGTCGCAGTCTATTCTAGAAAACTTGAAACCGCAGCAACCTTTGCTTCTCGCTATGAAAATATCCAACTCTTCGATCAATTAGAGGACTTCTTCAAATCTTCCTTTGATGTAGTCTATATTGCCAGTCCAAACTCCTTACATTTTGCTCAGGCAAAAGCTGCCTTGTCTGCTGGTAAGCACGTTATTCTTGAAAAGCCAGCTGTTACTCAACCACAAGAATGGCTGAATTTGATTCAAACAGCTGAGAAAAATAATTGTTTTATCTTTGAAGCAGCTCGTAATTATCACGAGGAAGCTTTTACTACCATCAAAAACTTTTTAGCAGACAAGCAAGTGTTAGGGGCAGATTTCAACTATGCCAAGTATTCTTCAAAAATGCCGGACTTGTTGGCTGGGAAGACACCAAATGTCTTTTCAGATTGTTTTGCTGGTGGAGCCCTTATGGATTTGGGGATTTATCCCCTCTATGTTGCCGTTCATCTTTTTGGAAAAGCTAATAACGTGACTTACCATGCTCAACAGCTTGACAATAGCATTGACCTAAATGGAGACGGCATCCTCTTCTACCCAGACTTTCAAGTTCATATCAAGGCTGGGAAAAACATCACTTCCAATCTTCCTTGTGAGATTTACACAGCAGATGGAATCTTGACTCTCAACATGATTGAACATGTTCGCTCAGCTATTTTTAGCGACCACCAAGGAAATCAAGTCCATCTTCCTATCCAACAGGCTCCTCATACTATGACTGAGGAAGTCGCTGCATTTGCACAGATGATTCAGCAACCAGACCAGACACTCTACCAGACTTGGCTGGACGATGCAAGCTCTGTTCATGAACTACTATATACCATGCGCCAGACTGCTGGCATTAGATTTGAGGCAGAAAAATGAAAACCAAACTACCGACTGAATGGCAAGAATTGAGTGACCAACTTGGTTTCCAAGAATTTACTCCCATTCAAACTCAACTATTTGAGTCCCTTCTTGCTGGAGAAAACCTCCTAGGAGTGAGCCCAACAGGAACTGGTAAGACCCTCGCTTACCTCCTACCAAGTCTTCTCAGACTACAAAAGAAAAAAGCGCAGCAACTATTGATTCTAGCACCAAATACGGAGCTTGCTGGACAGATTTTTGACGTATGTAAAACGTGGGCAGAAGCTATCGGCTTGACAGCCCAGCTCTTCTTATCAGGTTCAAGTCAAAAACGCCAGATTGAACGACTCAAAAAAGGACCAGAAATTCTAATCGGCACTCCTGGTCGTATCTTTGAGTTGATTAAATTGAAAAAAATCAAGATGATGAATGTAGAAACCATCATCCTGGATGAATTTGACCAATTGCTTGATGATTCTCAGATTCACTTTGTTGAGAAAATAACTCACTACGCACCTCGTGACCACCAACTCATCTACATGAGTGCTACGACCAAGTTTGACCAAGAAAAGATTGCATCTAATACGCGAACCATTGATCTCTCTGACCAAAAACTGGACAATATCCAGCATTTCTACATGCAGGTAGACCAACGTCACCGCGTTGATATGCTACGAAAATTGGCTCATGTTGAGGATTTCCGCGGACTAGTCTTTTTTAACAGCCTATCAGACCTTGGGAGTGCCGAGGAAAAACTACAGTATCGTGATATATTGGCTGTTTCCCTCGCTAGCGATGTCAATGTTAAATTTAGAAAAGTCATCTTAGAAAAGTTTAAAGATAAGCAACTAACCCTGCTTCTTGCAACTGACCTTTTGGCTCGTGGAATTGATATTGATAGTCTAGAATGTGTCGTAAACTTTGATGTCCCTAGAGATATTGAAACCTACACTCACCGTGCTGGCCGTACAGGTCGCATGGGTAAAGAAGGCTATGTTATCACTCTCGTCACTCATCCAGAAGAACTTAAAAAACTCAAGAAGTTCGCAAGAGTACGTGAAATTGTCCTAAAAAATCAAGAACTCTATATCAAATAAGGTTGGCTCTTGCCAACCTTATTTGATATAAATTCCATAGAAACGTTTATTCTAAGGAGTTTATCTCCAAACTCAGGAACAACTGTTCCTCTTTTTTGTTACTAAAAATTAAAGAATTCCATTGCTTGTTTAAAAAGCAAATCTGTGTACTCTGGATCTTCTTGTGCAATGGTAACCTGCTCTTGAACCATTTCCAAGTCATCAGTTATCATGCCATCCGCTCCTAGCTGAACAGATTTATCAAAGGACTCTGAACTATTGATGGTCCACACGTACAATCTCTGATCCGTATTCCAAAGCTTATTGACAAAATTTTGGTCCAAGGTTGAATACTCCATGGTGTAACCTGTGGCTTTGGTTCTTGGAAAAATACTATTGTAAGGCAGAATGAAATAGACTGGAATTTGTGAATCGTAGGCTAAAACCTGATCAATCACATGATAGTCTAAGGACTGCATTTGATGACCATTCTGCTTAATGATGGCTCCATATTTGTCCATAAAGCGTTTCATTATATCTGGACTATCTTTTCGACTGGTCTTAATCTCAATAAGGAGTTTTTGATGCAATTCATTGGCTTTGTTGAGATAAGCATCAAAACTAGACACCTTGCTATGATAACCATTTTCTGAAATATCAAGTTTGGTTAATTCATCCAAAGTTAGATCTTGAGGATTGGCATTGACTCCTGTCAAATTCTTAATATTAGCATCATGCATCATGACAAACTGGCCATCTTTTGTTTCCTGAACATCCGTCTCAACAAAGTCTGGCCCTAGTTGAGCTGTCTTTTCTAGCGACTGTACAGTATTCTGCACACCGTTCTTATTAGAAACACCTCTATGAGAAATAACTAAAGGTTTATGTGCTACTGGAGCTTCCAAATAGACATACCCCTCAAGAGCAAAAAAGATAGCAGCACAGCCCATCACTCCCCATCTCATCCAGTGGTCTTTCTTTCTCCTTGGTGTGATTTCTAGTTCTTCCCCTGTCAAAAAGGAAACAAACTTAATAAGGAAATAGGTCAAGGCCATATAGTGGAAATTCTTGATCAAAACAAAATTGATTATTCCAAGTACAAGAGATTCCTTATGGGTCAATCCATCCATCAATACCTGACTTGCTAAGATAGGAATCAAGAGAAGAATGAAAAATAGATACGTTTTGACGATAATCCAAAGCAAGTTCCAAATATAAAACCAGGATTGCCTTTTGGTCTTCTCTATACTGTATCTGACCGCTTCTTTGACTGTTTTCTTCTCAAACAAAAGCTGGGGTAAGGCAAACATCAAACGTACTGAAATGTAAAATAACAGTAAAGCCAGAATAGTAACAATCAAACCAACCAACCAGTACTTATCTTCTACATAGGCTACTATAAATTCCGGAATGACGATTTTATTGAGGTAATAAATCTTTAAAATCTTTCGAATCAATGGAAAGAGCATCATGACATAAAAGAAAATAAAGGCCATTTTGGAAATCGTCACTTGCTTCATAAACAAGAAACTTTGTCGAAAGACCTTGCGACTGTACTCCAGCAAAGTTCTCTTTTCATGATAGAGGAGGTGTCGAGCTCCGATAAAGAGGAGTCCTATCTGGTAATAGGCGATTAGTAAATTAACGATTACCAGAACAAATAAAGCAAGACTAACAAAGGGAGAACCCTTTATAATGGCAAAAATATTATTGTAGGAAAGAAAGAGATAACCTGTCTGACGAAGTAACAGTCCAGCAATCCAAGAATTAAGTGGTAACCAGACAAACTCAATCATCATGAATATCAAGAAAAAGAGAAAGAGTATTTTATCTAGATTAAAGTATATCTGCTTAAAACCTAGATTTTTAGGTTTTTCAGGTTTCATAGGCACTCCTAGTCAAATAATTGAGACAAGTCCAAGCCTCCAAAAGGATTGTTTGATAGGCTACTTTCCGTCTCTAACAATTCTCTAGCTTGATCTGACTCTAGAAAGGACTCGTAAACACGCGCCGTCATCCGAGCATCCTCCAAGCTATTATGAGACTGACCTTGAAATCCAAGAAATGAGGCAACAGTTTGCAATTTGAGATTGGCAATACCATGTAAATCTGAACTACGGCGTTCAAAGGCTTCATCATATAGATCCACCTTGTACTGCTGGCTGTAGTCTAAACCATGCTCTGCTAGAATAGGCAAATCACTTTTAGCAGCATTGTAGCCTACCATAGGCAAAGAACCCACAAACTCTTGAAATTCTGCTATAACTTTCTCTACTGGTGGAGCATCTTTTAGAGTCTCAGCTGTAATTCCAGTCAATCCATTGATAAAACTCTTTAGAGGCACACTAGTCTGGACATAGGAATCATAGGCATCGATTTCCTGACCATCTCTAAAACGCACTGCCGATACTTGAATCAAGTGTGTTTGTCCTTCGTGCTGATTAAATTCTAAATCGAAAGCAATGTAATCTTCTATTCGTTCCATTTTCTACCTCTCCTATACTGTCTCTGTTCTAATCAACTATAGCATTCACAAACAAAAGAAGCCATCAGGTTAGCATTTAACCTAAACAGCTCCTTGATTATCCTCCAAATAAACGAGCAAAAAAGCCTTTCTTAGTGGATTGGACTTCTTCTTTTGCTTGGTCCAGCTCTAGCTTGAGATTTTCTTGATCCTTCATGGCTTGAAGGGTCAATTGTTGCTGCTGATCCAGTTGTTTATCTTTCTCAGCAATCTGACGGTCTTTGATGCGCATTTGCTCATCTTTTTCTGATAATTGACGATCCTTGGCTTTTAATTGTTCATAGAGACGGAGAATTTCTGCATTCTTCTCGTCCACTAGAATCTCCATCAGTTCACGTTGCTTGACATCTTCACTGACAGGCTCATCTTCAAAAATCGTTTTTTTATAAATTTCTTCTAGCTTAATCAAGCCACTTCTGGTAACGACTGTTACCCCTTTGTCATTTTTATCTGTGTCTTCTTCTGGTAATTCCTTGACACGGTTATTGATTGCTTGGCGAGATAATCCTAAAACCTCTGCAATCTCACTTACGGTCATTTCAATACTCATAATATCCTCTGAAACGTTTTCTAGCTTTTCTTTACTTAAATCTTATCATAAGCTAGAAAAACTGTCAAATTTCCGCTTAATCTAAGGCATTCAAAAAAGCTAATAAGACTTGAGCAGAGCGACGTCCAGCTTCGATAATAAACTCATCAAAAGAGATGTTTGCTTCATGGTTGGCATTGTCACTCATAGCACGGATAACTAAGACTGGAAGATTAAGAGCATGCGCTGCCTGAGCAATAGCTGCCCCCTCCATCTCAACGGCTAAAACTCCTGGGAAATGGGACTTAATTGCTTCTATCTTGTCATTTCCTGCAACAAAACTATCACCTGTAGCAATCAAACCAAGATGCCAGTTCTGGTCCAATTGAGATAAACTCTTTTGGATTTTGGCGACAAAGGTTTTATCTGATTCAAAATACAGCGGTTGTTGCGCCATTTGTCCATAATCATAGCCAAAAGCTGTGACATCCACGTCATGATAGGCTAATTTGTCAGCAATCACGACATCCCCAACAGCAATCCCTTCTGCGACGGCACCAGCTGATCCTGTATTGATAAGAGCATCCACTTGGAAATGATCAGCCAAAATCGCCACACTCATAGCAGACATGACCTTACCAATTCCACTTTCTACAAGAACGACTTCATGAGAGGCAATGCTTCCTGTGTGATAGGTATTCCCCAAAACAACTTGCTCCTGGGCATTGTCTAAATGCTGGATTAGATAAGCCAGTTCTTCTGGCATAGCCGCAATAATTCCTATTTTCATTTCAATTCCTTTTCTATTACAAAAGTTTCATTGCTAAAACAAGCAAGATCAAGAGAAAGATGACAGCAAATAAGATTTTATTTAACTTAGAATTGAAGACATTTCTCTTGGTATTTTCAATACGACGGCTTTTATGAATAGACGGTTCGACCTGAATCTTCAAGGTTTCCTGGCTAAAACCATGTTCCTTAGGATTGGCATAACCAAAACGGGAAGATGAGGTTGGTAAAATCTTGGTCTCCTCATCATCTAGCAAAGGGGGACCTGAAATTTTTTCGCCTCTATTAGCTCTT includes these proteins:
- a CDS encoding YoaK family protein; its protein translation is MRLLPIRKISRQSKRLALFLTFCAGYVDAYTFIVRGNTLVAGQTGNVVFLSVGLIQHNVSDASAKVMTLLAFMMGVFLLTIYKEKLRIVKKPILSLIPLAILSIVIGFVPQTVDNIYLVPPLAFCMGLVTTAFGEVSGIAYNNAFMTGNIKRTMLAFGDYFRTKHTPFLREGIIFVSLLSSFVLGVVFSAYLTIFYHEKTILGVPIMMSIFYLSMLFASWQKKVKEKTSF
- a CDS encoding 3'-5' exonuclease — protein: MERIEDYIAFDLEFNQHEGQTHLIQVSAVRFRDGQEIDAYDSYVQTSVPLKSFINGLTGITAETLKDAPPVEKVIAEFQEFVGSLPMVGYNAAKSDLPILAEHGLDYSQQYKVDLYDEAFERRSSDLHGIANLKLQTVASFLGFQGQSHNSLEDARMTARVYESFLESDQARELLETESSLSNNPFGGLDLSQLFD
- the lspA gene encoding signal peptidase II, with the protein product MKKRGIVAVIVLLLIALDQLVKSYIVQQIPLGEVRSWIPNFVSLTYLQNRGAAFSMLQDQQWLFAIITLVVVVGAIWYLHKHMEDSLWMVLGLTLIIAGGLGNFIDRVSQGFVVDMIHLDFINFAIFNVADSYLTVGVIILLIAMLKEEINGN
- a CDS encoding LysR family transcriptional regulator, which translates into the protein MNIQQLRYVVAIANSGTFREAAEKMYVSQPSLSISVRDLEKELGFKIFRRTSSGTFLTRRGMEFYEKAQELVKGFDIFQNQYANPEEEKDEFSIASQHYDFLPPTITAFSERYPDYKNFRIFESTTVQILDEVAQGHSEIGIIYLNNQNKKGIMQRVEKLGLEVIELIPFHTHIYLREGHPLAQKEELVMEDLADLPTVRFTQEKDEYLYYSENFVDTSASSQMFNVTDRATLNGILERTDAYATGSGFLDSDSVNGITVIRLKDNLDNRMVYVKREEVELSQAGTLFVEVMQEYFNQKRKS
- the macP gene encoding cell wall synthase accessory phosphoprotein MacP, yielding MGKPLLTDEMIERANRGEKISGPPLLDDEETKILPTSSSRFGYANPKEHGFSQETLKIQVEPSIHKSRRIENTKRNVFNSKLNKILFAVIFLLILLVLAMKLL
- the rplU gene encoding 50S ribosomal protein L21; its protein translation is MSTYAIIKTGGKQVKVEVGQAVYVEKLNVEAGQEVTFNEVVLVGGENTVVGTPLVAGATVVGTVEKQGKQKKVVTYKYKPKKGSHRKQGHRQPYTKVVINAINA
- a CDS encoding DEAD/DEAH box helicase — encoded protein: MKTKLPTEWQELSDQLGFQEFTPIQTQLFESLLAGENLLGVSPTGTGKTLAYLLPSLLRLQKKKAQQLLILAPNTELAGQIFDVCKTWAEAIGLTAQLFLSGSSQKRQIERLKKGPEILIGTPGRIFELIKLKKIKMMNVETIILDEFDQLLDDSQIHFVEKITHYAPRDHQLIYMSATTKFDQEKIASNTRTIDLSDQKLDNIQHFYMQVDQRHRVDMLRKLAHVEDFRGLVFFNSLSDLGSAEEKLQYRDILAVSLASDVNVKFRKVILEKFKDKQLTLLLATDLLARGIDIDSLECVVNFDVPRDIETYTHRAGRTGRMGKEGYVITLVTHPEELKKLKKFARVREIVLKNQELYIK
- a CDS encoding ribosomal-processing cysteine protease Prp, whose protein sequence is MIQAVFERAEDGELRSAEITGHAESGEYGLDVVCASVSTLAINFINSIEKFAGYEPILELNEDEGGYLMVEIPKDLPSHQREMTQLFFESFFLGMANLSENSSEFVQTRVITEN
- a CDS encoding 5'-methylthioadenosine/adenosylhomocysteine nucleosidase encodes the protein MKIGIIAAMPEELAYLIQHLDNAQEQVVLGNTYHTGSIASHEVVLVESGIGKVMSAMSVAILADHFQVDALINTGSAGAVAEGIAVGDVVIADKLAYHDVDVTAFGYDYGQMAQQPLYFESDKTFVAKIQKSLSQLDQNWHLGLIATGDSFVAGNDKIEAIKSHFPGVLAVEMEGAAIAQAAHALNLPVLVIRAMSDNANHEANISFDEFIIEAGRRSAQVLLAFLNALD
- the rpmA gene encoding 50S ribosomal protein L27 yields the protein MLKMTLNNLQLFAHKKGGGSTSNGRDSQAKRLGAKAADGQTVTGGSILYRQRGTHIYPGVNVGRGGDDTLFAKVEGVVRFERKGRDKKQVSVYPIAK
- the rocS gene encoding chromosome segregation protein RocS, producing the protein MSIEMTVSEIAEVLGLSRQAINNRVKELPEEDTDKNDKGVTVVTRSGLIKLEEIYKKTIFEDEPVSEDVKQRELMEILVDEKNAEILRLYEQLKAKDRQLSEKDEQMRIKDRQIAEKDKQLDQQQQLTLQAMKDQENLKLELDQAKEEVQSTKKGFFARLFGG
- a CDS encoding glycerophosphoryl diester phosphodiesterase membrane domain-containing protein — translated: MKPEKPKNLGFKQIYFNLDKILFLFFLIFMMIEFVWLPLNSWIAGLLLRQTGYLFLSYNNIFAIIKGSPFVSLALFVLVIVNLLIAYYQIGLLFIGARHLLYHEKRTLLEYSRKVFRQSFLFMKQVTISKMAFIFFYVMMLFPLIRKILKIYYLNKIVIPEFIVAYVEDKYWLVGLIVTILALLLFYISVRLMFALPQLLFEKKTVKEAVRYSIEKTKRQSWFYIWNLLWIIVKTYLFFILLLIPILASQVLMDGLTHKESLVLGIINFVLIKNFHYMALTYFLIKFVSFLTGEELEITPRRKKDHWMRWGVMGCAAIFFALEGYVYLEAPVAHKPLVISHRGVSNKNGVQNTVQSLEKTAQLGPDFVETDVQETKDGQFVMMHDANIKNLTGVNANPQDLTLDELTKLDISENGYHSKVSSFDAYLNKANELHQKLLIEIKTSRKDSPDIMKRFMDKYGAIIKQNGHQMQSLDYHVIDQVLAYDSQIPVYFILPYNSIFPRTKATGYTMEYSTLDQNFVNKLWNTDQRLYVWTINSSESFDKSVQLGADGMITDDLEMVQEQVTIAQEDPEYTDLLFKQAMEFFNF
- a CDS encoding Gfo/Idh/MocA family protein; translation: MLKLAVIGTGAISHHFIEAAHTSGEYQLVAVYSRKLETAATFASRYENIQLFDQLEDFFKSSFDVVYIASPNSLHFAQAKAALSAGKHVILEKPAVTQPQEWLNLIQTAEKNNCFIFEAARNYHEEAFTTIKNFLADKQVLGADFNYAKYSSKMPDLLAGKTPNVFSDCFAGGALMDLGIYPLYVAVHLFGKANNVTYHAQQLDNSIDLNGDGILFYPDFQVHIKAGKNITSNLPCEIYTADGILTLNMIEHVRSAIFSDHQGNQVHLPIQQAPHTMTEEVAAFAQMIQQPDQTLYQTWLDDASSVHELLYTMRQTAGIRFEAEK